One window from the genome of Streptomyces sp. NBC_01476 encodes:
- a CDS encoding tyrosine-type recombinase/integrase, producing the protein MKRVWRPACRKAGIPDGIGPHALRHHYAGLLINHGESVKTVSERLGHTDAAMTLNIYTHLWPDSEARTRAAVDKAYADRPDEGETPAEEAA; encoded by the coding sequence ATGAAGCGGGTCTGGCGCCCCGCGTGCCGGAAGGCAGGTATACCGGACGGCATCGGCCCGCACGCCCTCCGGCACCACTACGCCGGCCTGCTGATCAACCACGGCGAGTCGGTGAAGACCGTCTCCGAGCGACTTGGCCACACCGACGCGGCCATGACGCTGAACATCTACACCCACCTGTGGCCCGACTCCGAGGCGCGGACCCGGGCCGCCGTCGACAAGGCCTACGCGGACCGCCCGGACGAGGGCGAGACGCCGGCCGAGGAAGCGGCATAG